The Enterobacter asburiae genome window below encodes:
- the mltD gene encoding murein transglycosylase D, protein MKAKAILLASVLLVGCQSQNGSNVQQHAQSLSAAGQGEAGKFASSARWMDDGTSYAQDQDLWTSIGDELKMGIPENPRIREQKQKYLSNKSYLHDVTLRAEPYMYWIAGQVKKRNMPMELVLLPIVESAFDPHATSGANAAGIWQIIPSTGRNYGLKQTRNYDARRDVVASTTAALDMMQRLNKMFDGDWLLTVAAYNSGEGRVLKAMKANKARGKSTDFWSLSLPQETKIYVPKMLALSDILKNSKRYGVQLPTPDESRALARVRLSNPVDIQQVADMTGMSVSKLKTFNAGVKGSTLGASGPQYVMVPQKHAEQLRESLASGEIAAVQSTLIADASSVNSRSYKVRAGDTLSGIASRLGVNAKDLQQWNNLRSSGLKVGQTLTVGAGSSAQRLASNSDSITYRVRKGDSLSSIAKRHGVNIKDVMRWNNDTDNLKPGDQLTLFVKNSATPDS, encoded by the coding sequence ATGAAGGCAAAAGCGATATTACTCGCCTCTGTCCTGCTTGTAGGTTGCCAGTCGCAAAACGGCAGCAACGTACAACAGCACGCACAGAGCCTTTCTGCGGCTGGTCAAGGGGAAGCAGGGAAGTTTGCAAGTTCGGCGCGATGGATGGACGATGGAACATCTTACGCGCAGGATCAAGACTTGTGGACCTCTATTGGCGACGAGCTAAAGATGGGAATTCCGGAAAATCCCCGGATTCGCGAACAGAAACAGAAGTATTTAAGTAATAAGAGCTATCTCCACGATGTAACGTTACGGGCAGAGCCGTATATGTACTGGATAGCCGGGCAAGTTAAGAAACGTAACATGCCTATGGAGCTGGTACTCCTACCCATAGTGGAGAGCGCTTTTGACCCACACGCGACGTCTGGCGCCAATGCCGCAGGCATTTGGCAGATCATTCCGAGCACCGGGCGAAACTATGGTCTGAAACAGACCCGCAACTATGATGCGCGTCGCGATGTTGTCGCTTCAACGACAGCCGCTCTCGACATGATGCAACGTCTGAACAAGATGTTTGACGGCGACTGGCTGTTAACTGTCGCAGCGTATAATAGTGGCGAAGGTCGTGTACTGAAGGCAATGAAAGCGAATAAAGCACGGGGTAAATCCACCGATTTTTGGTCGCTCTCACTGCCACAGGAAACAAAGATTTACGTACCGAAAATGCTGGCATTGAGCGATATTCTCAAGAACAGCAAGCGTTACGGTGTACAACTGCCAACACCAGACGAAAGTCGTGCACTGGCGCGTGTTCGCCTCAGCAATCCGGTTGATATTCAACAGGTTGCTGATATGACGGGTATGTCGGTAAGTAAATTGAAAACCTTTAATGCTGGCGTTAAAGGCTCAACTCTGGGGGCAAGTGGCCCGCAGTATGTAATGGTTCCGCAGAAACATGCCGAGCAGTTACGCGAGTCTTTAGCTTCTGGTGAAATCGCCGCCGTTCAGTCAACGCTGATCGCGGATGCATCATCAGTTAACAGCCGCAGCTATAAGGTTCGTGCAGGTGATACGCTTTCGGGCATTGCGTCACGTCTTGGCGTGAATGCGAAAGATCTGCAGCAGTGGAATAACCTGCGCAGCTCCGGCCTGAAAGTGGGTCAGACTCTGACGGTAGGTGCAGGTAGCAGCGCACAGCGTCTCGCCAGCAACAGCGATAGCATCACCTATCGCGTGCGCAAGGGTGATTCACTGTCCAGTATCGCAAAACGACACGGCGTAAACATCAAGGATGTGATGCGCTGGAACAATGATACTGACAACCTGAAACCAGGCGACCAGTTGACGCTGTTTGTGAAGAACAGCGCGACGCCAGACTCCTGA
- a CDS encoding ABC transporter ATP-binding protein — protein MTTPILEARDLSKLFPGPKKLFTPARFVTAVDRVSLAVMPGETLAIVGESGSGKSTLGRLLLRLLAASEGRVFYQGEEITDASGVRLNQLRRELQIIFQDPFASLNPRMTVEQIVGEPLWLHQNMKKADRQYRVAELLKTVGLPAAWAGRYPHEFSGGQRQRIGIARALASGPKLLLGDEPVSALDVSVQAQVVNLLESLKHQLGLTMVIVAHGLAVIRHMSDRVAVMYLGQIVELATVDEIFDAPLHPYTQALIASAPQMQPGVERDAPLLQGDLPNPASPPSGCRFHTRCPYVTDECRQVEPINQVLDGGRQVACHRWQEINRDRSVIQIAPPSAAFLRRRALFEHAATHSSLPSRNS, from the coding sequence ATGACCACGCCCATTCTTGAAGCCCGTGACCTCAGCAAGCTTTTCCCCGGCCCCAAAAAACTCTTTACCCCGGCACGGTTTGTCACGGCGGTCGATCGCGTTTCGCTTGCCGTGATGCCGGGCGAAACGCTGGCGATCGTCGGCGAGTCCGGCTCCGGGAAATCTACGCTCGGTCGTCTGCTGCTGCGCCTGCTGGCCGCCAGCGAAGGGCGCGTGTTTTATCAGGGGGAGGAGATCACCGACGCCTCCGGTGTCCGCCTGAACCAGCTCCGGCGCGAGCTGCAAATCATCTTTCAGGATCCCTTCGCCTCGCTCAACCCGCGCATGACGGTGGAGCAGATCGTCGGAGAGCCGCTGTGGCTGCATCAGAACATGAAAAAAGCGGATCGCCAGTACCGCGTTGCCGAGCTGCTCAAAACCGTAGGCCTGCCTGCCGCCTGGGCCGGGCGCTATCCGCACGAGTTTTCCGGCGGACAGCGCCAGCGTATCGGCATTGCGCGCGCGCTGGCCTCGGGACCGAAGCTGCTGCTGGGCGATGAGCCGGTGTCCGCGCTGGACGTCTCCGTTCAGGCGCAGGTAGTCAACCTGCTGGAAAGCCTGAAGCACCAGCTTGGGCTGACGATGGTGATTGTCGCCCACGGTCTGGCGGTGATCCGCCATATGAGCGACCGCGTGGCGGTCATGTACCTCGGCCAAATCGTCGAGCTTGCCACCGTCGACGAGATTTTTGACGCGCCGCTGCACCCCTATACGCAGGCATTGATTGCGTCTGCACCGCAGATGCAGCCGGGCGTTGAACGCGACGCGCCGCTGCTGCAGGGGGATCTGCCCAACCCGGCCAGCCCGCCGTCCGGCTGCCGTTTCCACACCCGCTGCCCGTACGTTACCGATGAATGCCGCCAGGTCGAGCCGATCAATCAGGTGCTCGACGGTGGACGTCAGGTTGCCTGCCACCGCTGGCAGGAGATCAACCGCGATCGCAGCGTTATTCAGATCGCACCGCCATCCGCCGCTTTTCTGCGCCGCCGCGCGCTGTTTGAACACGCGGCCACTCACTCGTCCCTTCCTTCAAGGAACTCATGA
- the dnaQ gene encoding DNA polymerase III subunit epsilon has product MSTAITRQIVLDTETTGMNQIGAHYEGHKIIEIGAVEVVNRRLTGNNFHVYLKPDRLVDPEAFGVHGIADEFLLDKPTFADVADEFLEYIKGAELVIHNASFDIGFMDYEFSKLNRDIPKTSTFCKVTDSLALARKMFPGKRNSLDALCSRYEIDNTKRTLHGALLDAQILADVYLTMTGGQTSMKFSMENESQQTQGEAGIQRVVRQASRLRVVLASDEELLNHESRLDLVQKKGGSCMWRA; this is encoded by the coding sequence ATGAGCACTGCAATTACTCGCCAGATTGTCCTCGATACCGAAACCACCGGTATGAACCAGATCGGCGCGCACTACGAAGGACATAAGATCATCGAGATCGGCGCCGTTGAAGTGGTGAACCGTCGTCTTACGGGGAACAACTTCCACGTCTACCTCAAACCCGATCGGCTGGTTGATCCGGAAGCGTTCGGCGTTCACGGTATTGCCGATGAGTTCTTGCTGGATAAGCCGACTTTTGCGGATGTCGCTGACGAGTTCCTGGAATATATCAAGGGCGCCGAGCTTGTCATCCATAACGCATCGTTCGATATCGGCTTTATGGATTATGAATTCAGCAAGCTTAATCGTGATATTCCGAAGACGAGCACCTTCTGTAAGGTGACGGACAGCCTGGCGCTGGCAAGGAAGATGTTCCCCGGCAAGCGTAACAGCCTGGATGCACTTTGCTCGCGCTACGAGATAGACAACACCAAGCGAACGCTTCACGGGGCGTTGCTCGATGCCCAGATCCTGGCCGATGTCTATCTGACGATGACCGGCGGGCAGACGTCAATGAAGTTCAGTATGGAAAATGAATCCCAGCAGACGCAAGGCGAAGCGGGCATTCAGCGTGTTGTCCGCCAGGCAAGCCGCTTGCGGGTTGTTTTAGCCAGCGATGAAGAGCTTCTTAACCACGAATCCCGGCTTGATCTGGTCCAGAAGAAGGGCGGCAGCTGCATGTGGCGCGCCTGA
- a CDS encoding ABC transporter substrate-binding protein encodes MTMRNSLLTVLGSVMLLGAALPAHSESVLRIGLGADPDMLDPHLARTYYGRFVFASLCDRLVDVDENLKVVPGLAKDWAWSEDGKTLTLNLREGVTFHDGEKFDAAAAKYNLDRALTLKGSLRKSEISSVESVEVTGPMQIALHLKTPDAALLMQLTDRAGAMMAPEAAKKPDFAAHPVCSGPYKFDSRVSQDRIVLTRFDNYWNKDAYHFDKIIYLPIPDASVRLANLRAGDLDLTEGIAASDVKTVEADSKLALAKVTGLGYQGITFNINNGKVPANEPFKDARVREAFSQAIDRDALNQVVFEGLYTPANQAFSPVSPYHVNLPVPPRDVDKAKALLKAAGVTAPLTVNLLVPNNPTSQQVGQVLQAMVAEAGFNLNLQMTEFATLLDRQQSGDYQLSFSGWSGRPDPDGSIYGFINSKGTLNDGRYSNAQVDEWLTQARQSTDQAARQPLYDKVVKQLQTDMPIAYLYFEPRIFGLNKSVQGFKPYPDGIVRLAGLTLAK; translated from the coding sequence ATGACAATGCGTAATTCTCTTTTGACCGTACTGGGAAGTGTTATGTTGCTTGGCGCGGCGCTGCCCGCCCATTCTGAAAGCGTGCTGCGAATCGGCCTGGGCGCTGACCCGGACATGCTCGACCCGCATCTGGCGCGAACCTACTATGGCCGCTTCGTGTTTGCCTCCCTGTGCGACAGGCTGGTGGACGTGGATGAAAACCTGAAGGTCGTCCCCGGCCTGGCTAAAGACTGGGCGTGGAGTGAGGACGGTAAAACCCTGACGCTCAATCTGCGGGAAGGCGTTACCTTCCACGACGGTGAGAAATTCGATGCCGCCGCTGCAAAATACAACCTCGACCGCGCCCTGACTCTGAAAGGTTCCCTGCGTAAAAGCGAGATCTCCTCCGTTGAATCGGTCGAGGTCACCGGCCCGATGCAGATTGCGCTGCACCTGAAAACGCCTGATGCGGCGCTGCTGATGCAGCTCACCGACCGTGCGGGCGCGATGATGGCCCCCGAGGCGGCGAAAAAGCCTGACTTTGCCGCCCACCCGGTCTGCTCTGGCCCGTACAAGTTCGACAGCCGCGTGTCCCAGGACCGCATCGTTCTGACCCGTTTCGACAACTACTGGAACAAAGACGCCTACCACTTCGACAAAATCATCTATCTGCCGATCCCGGATGCCTCCGTGCGCCTCGCGAACCTGCGCGCAGGCGATCTTGACCTGACCGAAGGCATCGCCGCCAGCGACGTTAAAACCGTCGAAGCCGACAGCAAGCTGGCGCTGGCGAAGGTGACCGGTCTGGGCTATCAGGGCATCACCTTCAACATCAACAACGGCAAGGTGCCGGCGAACGAGCCGTTCAAGGACGCCCGCGTGCGCGAGGCATTTTCTCAGGCCATCGACCGCGATGCGTTAAATCAGGTGGTCTTCGAAGGGCTTTACACCCCGGCAAACCAGGCGTTTTCCCCGGTCAGCCCGTATCACGTCAACCTGCCGGTCCCGCCGCGTGACGTCGACAAAGCCAAAGCGCTGCTGAAGGCGGCAGGCGTTACCGCGCCGCTGACCGTCAACCTGCTGGTGCCGAACAACCCAACCTCGCAGCAGGTGGGCCAGGTATTGCAGGCGATGGTCGCCGAGGCCGGATTTAACCTGAACCTGCAGATGACCGAATTCGCTACGCTGCTCGATCGCCAGCAGAGCGGTGACTATCAGCTGAGCTTCTCCGGCTGGTCGGGACGCCCGGATCCGGACGGCAGCATCTACGGCTTTATCAACAGCAAAGGCACGCTTAACGACGGCCGCTACAGCAACGCGCAGGTCGATGAGTGGCTGACCCAGGCGCGCCAGAGCACCGATCAGGCCGCACGCCAGCCGCTGTACGACAAGGTGGTGAAACAGCTGCAAACCGACATGCCGATTGCCTACCTCTACTTCGAGCCGCGCATTTTCGGTCTCAACAAAAGCGTGCAGGGCTTTAAGCCGTACCCGGACGGCATCGTGCGTCTGGCGGGTTTGACGCTGGCGAAATAA
- a CDS encoding FadR/GntR family transcriptional regulator — protein sequence MERPSRFLANSSTALEQLRGLINQHESTPGIPLPTERELSDTLGVGRREVRRALDVLEEEGRIWRKQGKGTFIGPAAPVEPLALQGLVQQTNLLEVMEARLQLEPGLARLAALRATRENLALMQRMLERIDKVSPDDRDLNELWDSAFHRAIAEAAGNRLMLGLFDAIDAVRREPGWQHLRELARTPERVDSYNDHHHKIMSAIIHRQPNEAAAAMREHLLSLQTALIQAIHLEDDFTP from the coding sequence ATGGAAAGACCGTCACGGTTTCTGGCAAATTCCAGCACCGCGCTTGAGCAGCTGCGCGGGCTTATCAACCAGCATGAGTCAACACCAGGCATACCGCTGCCCACGGAACGTGAGCTGTCGGACACTCTCGGCGTAGGACGACGTGAAGTGCGTCGCGCGCTGGACGTGCTGGAAGAAGAGGGGCGCATCTGGCGTAAGCAGGGCAAAGGGACCTTTATAGGCCCGGCGGCACCTGTTGAACCGCTGGCCCTTCAGGGATTGGTTCAGCAGACCAACCTTCTGGAAGTGATGGAAGCTCGTCTACAGCTCGAACCCGGCTTAGCCCGGCTTGCGGCACTGCGTGCCACCAGGGAAAACCTCGCGCTCATGCAGCGCATGCTGGAACGCATCGACAAGGTCAGCCCGGACGACCGCGATCTCAACGAACTCTGGGACAGCGCCTTTCACCGGGCGATTGCCGAGGCGGCGGGCAACCGTCTGATGCTCGGCCTGTTTGATGCCATTGATGCCGTGCGGCGTGAACCGGGCTGGCAGCATCTGCGCGAGCTGGCACGCACTCCCGAACGTGTCGACAGCTATAACGACCACCACCATAAGATCATGTCTGCGATTATCCATCGCCAGCCTAATGAAGCCGCGGCCGCCATGCGCGAACACCTGCTCAGCCTGCAAACCGCCCTGATTCAGGCGATCCACCTTGAGGACGACTTCACGCCATGA
- the gloB gene encoding hydroxyacylglutathione hydrolase, whose translation MNLISIPAFQDNYIWVLVDDDRRCVIVDPGESAPVLHAIKENGWQPEAILLTHHHNDHTGGVPELRAHFPHLVVYGPAEAQDKGITHVVEEGENILIREWEFSVFATPGHTLGHLCFYSKPYLFCGDTLFSGGCGRLFEGTPAQMYQSLQKINALPDETLICCAHEYTLGNMKFAVSLLPEDRAIQDYYHKVKELRAKNQKTLPVILKNERQINLFLRTDDIDLINKINQETNLQQPEQRFAWLRSKKDNFR comes from the coding sequence ATGAATCTTATCAGTATTCCAGCGTTTCAGGACAATTACATCTGGGTTTTGGTTGACGACGATCGCCGATGCGTCATTGTCGATCCCGGAGAGTCCGCCCCTGTACTGCACGCCATAAAAGAGAACGGCTGGCAGCCAGAAGCCATTCTGTTGACGCATCATCATAACGATCACACTGGCGGCGTGCCTGAACTGCGCGCCCATTTTCCGCATCTTGTGGTTTACGGACCGGCAGAGGCACAAGATAAGGGAATCACGCATGTAGTCGAAGAAGGCGAAAATATCCTCATACGCGAGTGGGAGTTTTCCGTATTTGCCACACCAGGTCACACTTTGGGACATCTGTGTTTCTACAGTAAACCTTATCTTTTTTGCGGCGACACGCTGTTCTCCGGAGGCTGCGGAAGACTGTTTGAAGGCACGCCAGCTCAAATGTATCAGTCTTTACAGAAGATTAACGCGCTACCCGATGAGACGCTCATTTGTTGCGCCCACGAGTATACATTAGGAAATATGAAGTTTGCCGTGAGCCTCTTACCCGAGGATCGAGCGATTCAGGATTATTATCACAAAGTGAAGGAGTTACGTGCAAAAAACCAAAAAACACTGCCCGTAATTCTGAAAAACGAGCGCCAAATTAATTTATTTTTACGAACAGATGATATTGATTTAATTAATAAAATTAACCAAGAAACAAATTTGCAACAACCAGAACAACGATTTGCATGGTTAAGGTCAAAGAAAGATAACTTCAGATAA
- a CDS encoding class I SAM-dependent methyltransferase, which translates to MTTTRSHHDNVEKQFGSQASAYLSSAVHASGRDLVRLGERLAAFPQAHVLDLGCGAGHASFAAAQQVAHVTAYDLSSQMLDVVAEAARTKGLDNIDTRQGYAESLPFDDASFEVVISRYSAHHWHDVGQALREVKRVLKPGGIFIIMDVMSPGHPVRNIWLQTVEALRDTSHVQNYASGEWLSFITEAGLIARALITDRLPLEFSSWIARMRTPEALSQAIRLYQESASAEVKAYFELQEDGSFTSDTIMAEAQKAG; encoded by the coding sequence ATGACAACAACACGCTCCCATCATGACAACGTAGAAAAACAGTTTGGTTCTCAGGCAAGTGCCTATCTGAGCAGCGCCGTGCATGCTTCTGGCCGCGATCTGGTGCGTCTCGGTGAGCGTCTGGCGGCGTTCCCGCAGGCGCACGTGCTTGATTTAGGCTGCGGGGCAGGGCACGCCAGCTTTGCCGCTGCACAGCAGGTCGCGCACGTTACCGCGTATGACTTATCCAGCCAGATGCTGGACGTTGTTGCCGAGGCGGCGAGAACAAAGGGGCTGGACAACATTGATACGCGCCAGGGCTATGCCGAATCTTTACCTTTTGACGATGCGTCGTTTGAGGTGGTTATCAGCCGTTATTCTGCTCACCACTGGCACGATGTCGGCCAGGCATTGCGCGAGGTCAAACGTGTTCTGAAGCCGGGTGGCATCTTCATTATTATGGATGTGATGTCCCCTGGACATCCGGTGCGCAATATCTGGCTGCAGACGGTCGAAGCGCTGCGCGATACCTCACACGTGCAAAACTATGCCAGCGGAGAGTGGTTGTCGTTTATCACTGAAGCAGGGCTGATCGCGCGCGCGTTGATTACAGACCGCTTACCGCTGGAGTTCAGCTCCTGGATCGCGCGTATGCGCACCCCGGAAGCATTAAGCCAGGCGATCAGGCTCTATCAGGAGAGTGCGTCCGCGGAGGTAAAAGCGTACTTTGAACTGCAGGAAGATGGATCGTTTACCAGCGATACCATCATGGCCGAAGCGCAAAAAGCGGGATAA
- the rnhA gene encoding ribonuclease HI, translating into MRKQVEIFTDGSCLGNPGPGGYGAIMRYRQHEKTFSEGYFLTTNNRMELMAAIVALEALKEHCDVVLSTDSQYVRQGITQWIHNWKKRGWKTADKKPVKNVDLWKRLDAALGQHQIKWEWVKGHAGHPENERCDELARAAASNPAHEDAGYQPDV; encoded by the coding sequence ATGCGTAAACAGGTAGAAATTTTCACCGATGGATCTTGTCTCGGTAACCCAGGACCCGGCGGCTACGGCGCGATTATGCGCTATCGCCAGCACGAAAAAACCTTTAGCGAAGGCTATTTTCTGACCACCAACAACCGGATGGAGTTGATGGCGGCCATCGTGGCGCTGGAGGCGTTAAAAGAACATTGTGACGTGGTGCTAAGCACCGACAGTCAGTACGTGCGTCAGGGGATCACCCAGTGGATCCATAACTGGAAAAAACGCGGCTGGAAAACCGCCGATAAGAAGCCGGTCAAGAACGTCGATCTCTGGAAACGTCTTGATGCTGCGCTGGGCCAGCACCAGATTAAGTGGGAGTGGGTTAAAGGCCACGCAGGCCATCCGGAAAACGAACGCTGCGACGAACTGGCGCGTGCTGCGGCATCCAATCCCGCACATGAAGATGCGGGCTATCAGCCCGACGTCTAA
- a CDS encoding ABC transporter ATP-binding protein, with protein MTTIPFKDATPVLRVQNLNVTFAGSPVSVLDGISLTVRAGETLALVGESGCGKSITSLALMGLLPASAQIVSGEMQFRRHDLRKLSPREYADLRGSELAMIFQEPMTSLNPAFTLGDQLSEAVMRHQNVSRAEAMKVALQILEKVQIPAAEMRLKAYPHQLSGGMRQRVMIAMALINHPKLLIADEPTTALDVTIQAQILALLNALKEETGTAVLMITHDLGVVAEVAQQVAVMYAGQVVEQGSVEAIFADPQHPYTIGLMGSIPSLGARKGQLSTIPGAVPLPESMPKGCRFATRCPFAQSRCHAEKPSLSTLGAGHQVACFRVPLEQHIALGEIA; from the coding sequence ATGACGACAATACCCTTTAAGGACGCCACGCCCGTATTGCGGGTGCAAAACCTCAACGTTACGTTTGCTGGCTCGCCGGTTAGCGTGCTTGATGGTATCTCGCTGACCGTCAGGGCGGGCGAAACGCTGGCGCTGGTGGGAGAGTCCGGCTGCGGGAAAAGTATCACCTCACTGGCGCTGATGGGGTTACTGCCCGCCAGCGCGCAGATTGTCAGCGGTGAGATGCAGTTTCGCCGCCACGATCTGCGAAAGCTCTCGCCGCGGGAATATGCCGACCTGCGCGGCAGCGAGCTGGCGATGATTTTCCAGGAGCCGATGACCTCGCTCAATCCGGCGTTTACGCTGGGCGATCAGCTCAGCGAAGCGGTTATGCGGCACCAGAACGTCTCGCGCGCAGAGGCGATGAAGGTCGCGCTGCAGATCCTCGAGAAGGTACAGATCCCGGCGGCAGAGATGCGCCTGAAAGCATATCCCCACCAGCTTTCCGGCGGCATGCGGCAGCGCGTGATGATTGCGATGGCGCTGATTAACCATCCCAAACTGCTGATTGCCGACGAGCCCACCACCGCGCTCGACGTCACCATCCAGGCGCAAATCCTCGCCTTGCTCAACGCCTTAAAAGAGGAAACCGGCACGGCGGTGCTGATGATCACCCACGATTTGGGCGTGGTGGCAGAAGTCGCCCAGCAGGTAGCGGTGATGTATGCCGGACAGGTAGTGGAGCAGGGGAGCGTGGAGGCCATCTTTGCCGATCCGCAGCACCCGTACACCATCGGCCTGATGGGCTCGATTCCTTCTCTTGGCGCACGCAAGGGCCAGCTCTCCACCATTCCCGGCGCAGTCCCGCTCCCGGAATCCATGCCGAAAGGCTGCCGTTTCGCGACGCGCTGTCCGTTTGCGCAGTCGCGCTGCCATGCTGAAAAACCGTCGCTCTCCACGCTCGGCGCGGGCCATCAGGTCGCCTGCTTCCGCGTGCCGCTCGAACAGCACATCGCCCTGGGAGAAATCGCATGA
- a CDS encoding endonuclease/exonuclease/phosphatase family protein, with translation MRKNTYAMRYVAGMPAERILPPGSFASISQALPAGTPLSSDEKIRVLVWNIFKQQRAEWLSVLKNFGKDAHLVLLQEAQTTPELVRFATTNYLAADQVPAFVLPQHPSGVMTLSAAHPVYCCPLREREPILRLAKSALVTVYPLPDTRMLMVVNIHAVNFSLGVDVYSKQLLPIGDQIAHHSGPIIMAGDFNAWSRPRMNALYRFAREMSLREVRFSDDQRKKAFGRPLDFVFYRGLSVHDASVLVTRASDHNPLLVEFSPGKPDK, from the coding sequence GTGCGAAAAAATACCTATGCCATGCGTTATGTTGCCGGAATGCCCGCGGAGAGGATCTTGCCTCCGGGGTCATTTGCGAGCATAAGCCAGGCATTACCCGCCGGCACACCGTTAAGCAGCGATGAGAAAATCCGTGTACTGGTGTGGAATATCTTTAAGCAGCAGCGTGCCGAATGGTTATCGGTGCTCAAGAATTTTGGAAAAGATGCCCATCTGGTTCTGCTTCAGGAGGCGCAAACTACTCCTGAGCTGGTACGGTTTGCCACCACGAACTATCTTGCCGCCGACCAGGTGCCTGCATTTGTCCTGCCACAACACCCCTCGGGTGTGATGACACTTTCAGCAGCACATCCGGTCTATTGCTGTCCTCTGCGTGAACGTGAGCCTATCCTGCGTCTGGCGAAATCGGCGCTGGTGACGGTCTATCCGCTGCCGGATACCCGAATGCTGATGGTCGTGAACATCCATGCGGTCAATTTCAGCCTGGGCGTGGATGTCTACAGTAAACAGCTACTTCCGATTGGCGATCAGATTGCCCATCACAGCGGCCCCATCATTATGGCAGGCGATTTCAACGCCTGGAGCCGTCCGCGCATGAATGCGCTGTATCGCTTTGCGCGTGAAATGTCGCTGCGTGAAGTTCGCTTTAGCGATGACCAGCGTAAAAAAGCCTTTGGTCGTCCTCTCGATTTTGTCTTCTATCGTGGTTTGAGCGTGCATGACGCCTCTGTTCTGGTGACGCGCGCCTCCGATCACAATCCTCTACTAGTTGAATTCAGTCCCGGCAAACCTGATAAATAA
- a CDS encoding class I SAM-dependent methyltransferase: MKPARIPQTVAAPERWAELPWGEYYREALEQQLKPWLAKMYGFHLLKIGNLSAEINTESCAISHQVNVSLGGSPVQVKADPLHLPFAEKSVDACLLAHTLPWCSDPHRLLREADRVLIDDGWLVLSGFNPLSLMGLRKLVPVLRRTPPYNSRMFTMMRQLDWLSLLNFEVLCYGGFQVLPWARQGGVVLSTHLPALGCLQFIVARKRTIPLTLNPMKQSKSKTPIRQTVGATRQYKKTD; encoded by the coding sequence ATGAAACCGGCAAGGATACCTCAGACTGTCGCAGCACCGGAACGTTGGGCGGAATTGCCCTGGGGTGAATACTATCGCGAAGCGTTAGAACAGCAGCTGAAGCCCTGGCTCGCGAAAATGTATGGCTTTCACCTGCTTAAGATTGGCAATCTCAGCGCGGAAATCAATACCGAAAGCTGCGCTATCTCGCATCAGGTTAACGTCTCTCTCGGCGGATCGCCGGTTCAGGTGAAGGCAGACCCGTTGCATTTGCCGTTTGCGGAAAAATCCGTCGATGCGTGTTTGCTCGCACATACGCTACCCTGGTGCAGCGATCCGCATCGTCTGCTTCGCGAAGCCGATCGCGTGCTGATTGATGACGGCTGGCTGGTACTTAGCGGATTCAATCCGCTAAGCCTGATGGGCCTGCGTAAGCTGGTTCCGGTGCTACGCCGGACTCCACCTTACAACAGCCGGATGTTCACCATGATGCGTCAGCTCGACTGGCTTTCATTGCTGAACTTTGAAGTGCTTTGCTACGGTGGTTTTCAGGTGCTGCCCTGGGCGAGGCAGGGGGGCGTGGTACTGAGCACCCATCTCCCCGCATTAGGCTGTTTGCAGTTTATCGTTGCGCGTAAGCGAACCATTCCCCTTACGCTTAACCCTATGAAGCAGAGCAAGTCGAAAACGCCCATCCGCCAGACCGTCGGCGCCACGCGGCAGTACAAAAAAACCGATTAG